From Rhodoferax sp. AJA081-3, the proteins below share one genomic window:
- a CDS encoding pyridoxamine 5'-phosphate oxidase family protein, whose amino-acid sequence MNPVSTHPRTSQVIRTESELRALIGEPAELTCAKITNRLNSKTRLFIERSPFICIATSDTSGNCDLSPRGDPAGFVRMLDDRTLLIPERPGNRIADSLRNMLANPHIGVLFFVPGITDTFRVNGRATLTADAELLAPSTVEGKPPLLGILVDIDEAYTQCSKAFLRSRFWDPNLHIAPSTMPTGGEIHRAIQGEQFDAEAYDTERAERYRRRVGFY is encoded by the coding sequence ATGAACCCAGTTTCAACACACCCCCGAACATCCCAGGTCATTCGCACCGAATCAGAACTCCGAGCGCTGATCGGTGAGCCAGCCGAGTTAACGTGCGCCAAAATCACCAACCGCCTGAACAGCAAGACACGTCTGTTCATTGAGCGTTCGCCGTTCATTTGTATTGCCACCAGCGACACAAGCGGGAACTGCGATCTCAGCCCCCGCGGAGATCCTGCTGGCTTTGTGCGCATGCTGGACGACCGCACCCTGCTCATCCCTGAGCGGCCAGGCAACCGCATTGCAGACTCGCTGCGCAATATGCTTGCCAACCCACACATCGGTGTGCTTTTTTTTGTACCCGGGATCACCGACACCTTTCGCGTGAATGGCCGGGCCACCCTAACGGCAGACGCAGAGCTGCTGGCCCCCAGCACCGTGGAGGGCAAGCCCCCGTTGCTGGGCATCCTGGTCGATATCGACGAGGCTTATACGCAGTGCTCGAAAGCATTTCTGCGCTCACGCTTTTGGGACCCGAACCTGCATATCGCCCCGTCCACCATGCCTACGGGTGGCGAAATCCACCGCGCCATCCAGGGCGAACAGTTTGATGCTGAAGCGTACGACACGGAACGCGCGGAACGCTACCGGCGCCGAGTCGGCTTCTATTGA
- a CDS encoding N-acyl homoserine lactonase family protein yields the protein MLFGLGGTFATLPAAAQATPQLTLTRIDCGTPVLNDVGARFSDTYAYNDLKVLFTYSCYLIKHGSDYMLWEAGHSMSAGAPAPKVSIVDQLAQLNLKPEQIKYVGISHYHGDHTGQLPSFTGSTVLIGKGDWDGITAAKPHAGANVAAFTHWISGGGKLEALVGDKDVFGDGRVVVMNTPGHTPGHRSLLVRLQEKGNVLLTGDLAHFHENYESNGVPGFNYHRAETLASLDRFKKAAANLKATVIIQHDARDINKLPAFPASAK from the coding sequence ATGTTGTTCGGTTTAGGCGGTACTTTTGCCACGTTGCCGGCGGCAGCCCAGGCCACGCCTCAGCTGACTCTCACCCGCATCGACTGCGGCACTCCGGTGCTCAACGACGTAGGTGCTCGTTTTTCGGACACCTACGCCTACAACGACCTGAAGGTGCTGTTCACCTACAGTTGTTACCTCATCAAACACGGCAGCGACTACATGTTGTGGGAGGCCGGGCACTCCATGAGTGCGGGCGCACCTGCGCCCAAGGTCAGCATCGTGGACCAGCTGGCGCAACTCAACCTCAAACCCGAGCAGATCAAGTATGTGGGTATCAGCCACTACCATGGCGACCACACCGGGCAGTTGCCTTCGTTCACCGGCTCCACGGTGCTGATTGGCAAGGGTGATTGGGACGGCATTACCGCTGCCAAGCCCCATGCCGGGGCCAATGTGGCGGCCTTCACACATTGGATCAGCGGTGGTGGCAAGCTGGAAGCGCTGGTGGGTGACAAGGATGTGTTTGGTGACGGCAGGGTGGTTGTCATGAACACGCCAGGGCACACACCCGGTCACCGCAGTCTGTTGGTCAGGCTGCAGGAGAAAGGCAATGTGCTGCTGACGGGTGATCTGGCTCACTTCCACGAGAATTACGAAAGTAATGGTGTGCCTGGGTTCAACTACCACCGGGCAGAAACGCTGGCGTCGCTGGACCGGTTCAAGAAGGCGGCGGCCAACCTGAAGGCCACGGTGATCATCCAGCACGATGCGCGGGATATCAACAAATTGCCTGCGTTCCCGGCTTCGGCGAAGTAG
- a CDS encoding CreA family protein, whose product MKFHRLLVVALSIPFASAALADKIGEVDTAFKLIGPDHKIVVEAFDDPKVAGVTCYVSRSKAGGISGAIGLATEKSESSIACRQVGPISSAVPIPKSEEVFSESRSILFKKMRIVRMVDPARQVLLYLTYTDKLIDGSPKNSLTAVPLNGAKLQFK is encoded by the coding sequence ATGAAATTCCATCGCCTCCTTGTGGTCGCCCTTTCCATACCTTTTGCGTCTGCCGCCTTGGCCGACAAGATTGGCGAGGTGGACACGGCATTCAAACTGATAGGCCCGGACCACAAGATTGTGGTGGAGGCCTTTGATGACCCCAAGGTTGCGGGTGTCACCTGTTATGTATCCCGCTCCAAGGCGGGCGGTATCAGCGGTGCGATTGGCCTGGCAACGGAAAAATCGGAGTCGTCCATTGCTTGCAGGCAGGTAGGCCCCATTTCCTCTGCCGTGCCCATACCCAAGAGTGAAGAGGTCTTCAGCGAAAGCCGCTCCATCCTGTTCAAGAAGATGCGCATTGTGCGCATGGTGGACCCGGCGCGCCAGGTGCTGCTGTACCTCACCTATACCGACAAACTGATCGACGGCTCGCCCAAAAACAGCCTGACCGCCGTGCCCTTGAACGGCGCCAAGCTGCAGTTCAAATAG
- a CDS encoding YccF domain-containing protein, producing the protein MSTIGNILWFVLGGFFMGLGWWLAGLLCAITIVGLPWAKACFVIGQFAFLPFGKEAVSRAVVSGVEDIGTGVLGTIGNVLWFIFAGVWLALGHLASALCCFVTIIGIPFGVQHIKLALIALAPVGKTIVPKNAARVGA; encoded by the coding sequence ATGAGCACCATCGGCAACATACTCTGGTTTGTATTGGGCGGCTTTTTCATGGGCCTGGGCTGGTGGCTTGCGGGCCTGCTGTGTGCCATCACCATTGTCGGCCTGCCCTGGGCCAAGGCGTGTTTTGTGATTGGCCAGTTTGCGTTTTTGCCATTCGGCAAGGAGGCGGTGAGCCGTGCCGTGGTCAGCGGCGTGGAAGACATTGGCACCGGCGTACTGGGCACCATTGGCAATGTGTTGTGGTTCATCTTTGCCGGCGTGTGGCTGGCTCTGGGCCACCTGGCATCCGCCCTGTGCTGCTTTGTGACCATCATCGGCATCCCGTTTGGCGTGCAGCACATCAAGCTGGCTTTGATTGCTCTGGCACCGGTTGGCAAGACCATCGTGCCCAAGAACGCCGCCCGCGTCGGCGCCTGA
- a CDS encoding lytic murein transglycosylase: MHHDPANKPSTKTAPALLLALVLASCASAPLVDNKAPAPPAVSSAVEHDQRFADWVAAFSATARAAGITDATLQHAFDAVRFIPRAIEADKAQPEFTRTVWDYLDSAVSAQRINRGRDKLQQLRAQIEPIATQYGVPPEVLVAIWGMESSYGSFMGDIPTVDALTTLGFEGRREAWARSQLLAALRILQNGDITRAHMVGSWAGAMGQTQFLPTSYLAHAVDADGDGRRDIWGSLPDVMASTANFLVQSGWQPGQAWGTEVRLPSDFDYARADTELRQPTAAWAAAGVQTLDGTALPVFADGSILLPAGARGPAFLVGPNFRTILRYNNAPSYALAVHLLAQRFANGPTVQTAWPRDVPALTRAQLLALQTALNTNGFDSGTPDGMMGPATQRGIRRYQRSLGLPADGYPTLDLLQRLQ; encoded by the coding sequence ATGCACCACGACCCCGCCAACAAGCCCTCCACCAAGACTGCACCGGCCCTGCTGCTGGCGTTGGTGCTGGCAAGTTGTGCATCGGCCCCCTTGGTTGACAACAAGGCCCCAGCGCCGCCCGCCGTATCCAGCGCGGTCGAACACGACCAGCGGTTTGCCGACTGGGTGGCAGCCTTCAGCGCCACGGCACGTGCTGCAGGTATCACGGACGCAACACTCCAGCATGCGTTTGACGCCGTGCGTTTTATCCCTCGCGCCATCGAAGCGGACAAGGCCCAGCCCGAATTCACCCGCACCGTGTGGGACTACCTGGACAGCGCGGTGTCTGCGCAGCGTATCAACCGGGGACGCGACAAGCTGCAGCAACTGCGGGCCCAGATCGAGCCTATCGCCACACAGTACGGCGTGCCGCCCGAAGTGCTGGTTGCGATCTGGGGCATGGAGAGCAGCTACGGCAGTTTTATGGGCGACATACCCACGGTCGATGCGCTGACCACGCTGGGCTTCGAGGGGCGGCGCGAAGCCTGGGCCCGCAGCCAGTTGCTCGCCGCCCTGCGCATTCTGCAAAATGGGGACATCACTCGCGCACACATGGTCGGCTCATGGGCCGGTGCTATGGGCCAGACCCAGTTTTTGCCCACCAGCTACTTGGCCCATGCGGTGGATGCCGATGGCGATGGCCGGCGCGACATATGGGGTAGCCTGCCCGATGTAATGGCATCGACCGCCAACTTCCTGGTCCAGTCCGGGTGGCAGCCCGGCCAAGCCTGGGGAACCGAGGTGCGCCTGCCGTCGGATTTTGACTACGCCCGCGCCGATACCGAACTGCGCCAGCCGACCGCGGCTTGGGCAGCCGCTGGTGTGCAAACCCTGGATGGCACGGCGTTGCCCGTCTTTGCAGATGGCTCTATCCTGCTGCCAGCCGGCGCGCGTGGACCGGCTTTTCTGGTGGGACCCAACTTCCGCACCATCCTGCGTTACAACAACGCACCCAGTTATGCGCTCGCCGTCCACTTGCTGGCGCAGCGATTTGCCAACGGCCCAACGGTGCAGACCGCCTGGCCGCGCGACGTACCGGCGCTGACCCGTGCCCAGTTGCTGGCCCTGCAGACGGCGTTAAATACGAATGGTTTTGACAGTGGCACACCCGACGGCATGATGGGCCCGGCCACACAACGCGGCATCCGCCGCTACCAGCGCAGCCTGGGCCTGCCGGCGGACGGTTATCCCACACTGGACCTGTTGCAACGTCTGCAATAA
- a CDS encoding GDSL-type esterase/lipase family protein: protein MRFLTPVPSTTVPIAGVPRRALLAGLLAGVWLAGCRKAVKLSAIPAGQTVLAFGDSVTYGTGAARGEDWPSLLAQKTGWKIVNAGIPGDTAANGKGRIQALLDEHRPALVILEIGGNDFLRRVAATAVKEDIRQLIKTSLQAGAQVVLVAVPELSLMGLVAGKPSDSPIYAELADEEKVPLVPDVFSETLSRPDLCADRIHPNARGYQYMATGIHARLQALGWVP, encoded by the coding sequence ATGCGTTTCTTGACACCCGTGCCATCGACCACTGTCCCCATTGCTGGCGTGCCGCGCAGGGCACTCCTTGCGGGTCTCCTGGCGGGGGTGTGGCTGGCGGGTTGCCGCAAGGCAGTCAAGCTGTCTGCCATTCCAGCGGGGCAAACGGTTCTGGCGTTTGGCGACAGTGTGACCTATGGCACAGGTGCCGCACGGGGTGAGGATTGGCCCAGTCTGTTGGCGCAAAAAACCGGCTGGAAAATTGTCAATGCCGGCATCCCCGGCGACACGGCGGCCAACGGCAAGGGACGCATCCAGGCTTTGCTGGATGAACACCGTCCGGCGCTGGTGATACTGGAGATCGGCGGCAATGACTTCTTGCGTCGGGTAGCCGCCACAGCGGTCAAGGAAGACATTCGCCAGCTGATCAAAACCAGCCTGCAAGCCGGTGCGCAGGTGGTGTTGGTTGCGGTGCCCGAGCTGTCGTTGATGGGCCTGGTTGCCGGCAAGCCCAGCGATTCGCCTATTTACGCGGAGCTGGCAGATGAGGAGAAAGTGCCCCTGGTGCCCGATGTGTTCTCCGAAACGCTGTCGCGCCCCGATCTGTGTGCCGACCGTATCCACCCCAATGCGCGGGGCTACCAATACATGGCGACCGGCATACATGCCCGCCTGCAGGCGCTGGGCTGGGTCCCGTGA
- a CDS encoding EAL domain-containing protein encodes MQSQTKGLFKQAELSLTVAGRWIEDNPHSDPARSPEFLALCDALRRESDGLLDLRVVTRSGLARSITGMPKIDTVDVSDRDYFQVQLDAQTRGLFIGKPMVGRMTNKNLIPISLPLTTAAGEVAVLLVAMDLDRMAGPFEVERIKPAGTIGIVRNDGMVLMRSPMTGNVVGRSIASGQAWKQYISTLPKGSYESDVSLFDQQPRLVSFAKVEGLPLVVYVSASKIDALAPWRVNTGILAGVATLLSIVAVVVSGALTRAFAAARISDAIVQSTDEAIVGKSLDGIVNSWNPGAEQMFGYSAAEMLGQPVRKLLPPDRQSEEAVILDSIRSGRNVEHFETKRVRKDGTVIDVSVTISPIRDSLGAVIGASKIARDISAQIAALRRLRLTSSVFTNASEGILITDREGRMVEVNDAFTRITGYDREEVIGNTPQMFRSSRQGPQVFKAMHVALIRHGEWKGEMWSRNKNGEAYSVWLTVSQVKGRRGKVRNYVALFSDVTVLKLQQEKLEHSAQFDPLTDLPNRSLLSDRLNQAMTVCLRHNRSLAVLYMDLDGFKAINDRFGHKAGDELLIAVSSQVKAVLRDVDTLARLGGDEFVAVLTDVDNVQDCIHMANRILDAFAKPVLIEDTLMHVTVSIGVTLYPQDNADADHLMRHADQAMYEAKQSGKNRFHLFDSAQDAEVKSRSVQQDMIALALERGEFVLHYQPKVDMHTGVVFGAEALIRWQHPERGLLLPGVFLPAIERHPLNEAVGAWVLDQALRQMSEWNAQGLVLPVSVNVPARQLQHPKFVKQLSEMLAAYPEVSPHALELEVLETSALDDIVSTATIMEDCHRLGVRFAIDDFGTGYSSLTYLRHLPVETLKIDQSFVRDMLEDRDDLAIVKGVIGLAAAFQRDCIAEGVETVAHGTRLISLGCTAAQGFGIARPMPAAQVVQWCASWTPPAEWRAQGQQPRV; translated from the coding sequence GTGCAATCCCAAACCAAGGGGCTCTTCAAACAGGCGGAGCTGTCGCTCACCGTGGCCGGTCGGTGGATAGAAGACAACCCCCACAGCGATCCTGCACGATCGCCGGAGTTCCTTGCGCTGTGCGACGCTCTGCGCCGCGAGTCCGATGGCCTGCTGGATTTGCGTGTGGTGACACGCAGCGGCCTGGCCCGTTCCATCACCGGTATGCCAAAAATCGACACGGTCGATGTCAGTGACCGTGATTACTTTCAGGTGCAACTGGATGCGCAAACGCGTGGCCTGTTTATTGGCAAACCCATGGTGGGCCGGATGACCAACAAAAACCTCATTCCGATTTCGCTGCCCCTGACCACTGCGGCAGGCGAGGTCGCCGTGCTGCTGGTCGCCATGGACCTGGACCGCATGGCGGGGCCGTTTGAGGTTGAACGTATCAAACCCGCGGGTACCATCGGTATTGTGCGCAACGATGGCATGGTGCTGATGCGCAGCCCGATGACGGGCAACGTGGTCGGCCGGTCCATTGCGTCCGGCCAGGCCTGGAAGCAATACATCAGTACCTTGCCTAAGGGCAGTTACGAATCGGACGTCAGCCTTTTTGACCAGCAGCCCCGCCTGGTGTCCTTCGCCAAGGTGGAGGGTTTGCCGCTGGTGGTGTATGTGAGCGCCAGCAAGATCGATGCCTTGGCGCCTTGGCGTGTGAACACCGGCATTTTGGCGGGAGTGGCCACGCTGTTGTCCATCGTGGCGGTGGTCGTCAGCGGTGCGCTGACGCGGGCGTTTGCCGCCGCCAGGATTTCCGACGCCATTGTGCAATCGACAGATGAGGCCATCGTGGGCAAATCGCTCGATGGCATTGTCAACAGCTGGAACCCGGGGGCTGAGCAAATGTTTGGCTACTCAGCGGCCGAGATGCTGGGCCAGCCCGTACGCAAGTTGTTGCCGCCCGACCGCCAGAGTGAAGAGGCGGTCATTCTGGACAGCATACGCAGTGGCCGCAATGTGGAGCACTTCGAAACCAAACGAGTGCGCAAGGACGGCACCGTCATTGATGTATCGGTCACCATTTCGCCCATTCGCGACAGTCTGGGTGCGGTCATTGGGGCGTCGAAGATTGCCCGTGACATCAGTGCTCAGATCGCAGCGTTACGGCGCCTGCGGCTCACGTCCAGTGTCTTCACCAACGCCAGCGAAGGTATCCTGATCACCGACCGGGAAGGCCGCATGGTCGAGGTGAATGATGCCTTTACACGCATCACCGGATACGACCGGGAGGAGGTGATTGGAAACACCCCGCAGATGTTCCGCTCCAGCCGCCAGGGCCCGCAGGTTTTCAAGGCCATGCACGTGGCCCTGATACGCCACGGCGAGTGGAAAGGCGAGATGTGGAGCCGCAACAAGAATGGCGAGGCCTATTCGGTGTGGCTCACGGTCAGCCAGGTCAAGGGGCGCCGCGGCAAGGTCAGAAACTATGTGGCGCTGTTCTCGGATGTCACGGTGCTGAAACTGCAGCAGGAGAAACTGGAGCACAGTGCGCAGTTTGACCCGCTCACCGATCTGCCCAACCGCAGCCTGCTGTCGGACCGGCTCAACCAGGCCATGACGGTTTGCCTGCGGCACAACCGCAGCCTGGCCGTGTTGTACATGGATCTGGATGGTTTCAAGGCCATCAACGACCGGTTTGGCCACAAGGCGGGAGACGAACTCTTGATAGCTGTGTCCAGCCAGGTCAAGGCGGTCTTGCGTGATGTGGATACCCTGGCGCGCCTGGGGGGCGACGAGTTTGTCGCCGTGCTGACCGATGTCGACAATGTGCAGGACTGCATCCACATGGCCAACCGGATTCTAGATGCGTTTGCCAAACCCGTGTTGATCGAAGACACACTCATGCACGTCACCGTCAGCATTGGTGTCACTCTGTACCCGCAAGACAACGCCGATGCCGACCACCTGATGCGGCATGCCGACCAGGCCATGTACGAAGCCAAACAAAGTGGCAAAAACCGTTTCCACCTGTTTGACTCCGCACAGGATGCCGAGGTCAAGAGCCGCAGCGTGCAGCAGGACATGATTGCCCTGGCCCTGGAAAGGGGTGAGTTTGTGCTGCACTACCAGCCCAAGGTCGACATGCACACCGGTGTTGTTTTCGGGGCTGAAGCCTTGATACGCTGGCAGCACCCGGAGCGGGGCTTGTTGTTGCCCGGTGTGTTCCTGCCCGCCATTGAACGCCATCCGCTGAATGAGGCGGTTGGAGCCTGGGTTCTGGACCAGGCCCTCAGGCAAATGAGCGAGTGGAATGCACAAGGCTTGGTGCTGCCTGTCAGTGTGAATGTTCCGGCGCGGCAGTTGCAGCATCCAAAATTCGTGAAGCAGCTATCCGAGATGTTGGCAGCCTATCCAGAGGTATCTCCACATGCTCTGGAGCTGGAAGTGCTGGAGACCAGTGCGCTGGACGATATTGTCTCTACCGCCACCATCATGGAAGACTGCCATCGGCTGGGCGTACGGTTTGCCATTGATGACTTTGGCACGGGGTATTCGTCGCTGACCTATCTGCGCCACCTGCCGGTAGAAACGCTGAAGATCGACCAGAGTTTCGTGCGGGACATGCTGGAGGACCGTGACGACCTGGCCATCGTGAAAGGTGTCATTGGCTTGGCTGCAGCGTTCCAGCGGGACTGTATCGCCGAGGGGGTGGAGACCGTGGCGCACGGTACGCGCCTGATTTCCCTGGGCTGTACGGCCGCACAGGGTTTTGGTATTGCACGCCCCATGCCTGCTGCGCAGGTGGTGCAATGGTGTGCCTCCTGGACGCCGCCCGCGGAGTGGCGTGCCCAGGGGCAACAACCGCGGGTGTGA
- a CDS encoding thioesterase family protein, protein MPRIQLQPEPHYTFSTEIQIYISHVNQGGHLDNAQLLTLVSEARVRFFKSLGHPESNVAGAPIVVGDLVAQYKSEGFHGETMVVQMTPTAFNKYGFDLQYRMSDKDSQREVALGKIGIVFIHREDRKVTPIPTAFLAQVQRLS, encoded by the coding sequence ATGCCCCGCATCCAGCTCCAACCCGAACCCCACTACACGTTTTCCACTGAGATCCAGATCTACATCAGCCATGTGAACCAGGGCGGGCATCTGGACAACGCCCAGTTGCTGACCCTGGTTTCAGAAGCGCGGGTGCGGTTCTTCAAATCTCTGGGTCACCCCGAGTCCAACGTGGCCGGTGCACCGATTGTGGTGGGCGACTTGGTGGCGCAGTACAAATCCGAGGGGTTTCACGGCGAGACCATGGTGGTGCAGATGACACCCACCGCGTTCAACAAATACGGCTTTGACCTGCAGTACCGCATGAGCGACAAGGACAGCCAGCGCGAAGTGGCGCTCGGCAAGATCGGTATTGTTTTCATCCACCGCGAAGACCGCAAGGTCACGCCGATTCCCACCGCGTTTCTGGCCCAGGTACAGCGGCTGTCATAA
- a CDS encoding MBL fold metallo-hydrolase → MRRYIKWAAITVLLVVALSIALLAWMLQQNPSLVPYAALGWKGGKPSTAAPLRVSFLGVATLLLDDGETAILTDGFFSRPDRLQSFLGKVEPDLQNITRGLARAGIRLKDQPPAPGRSGKVAAVIPLHSHYDHAMDAPEVALRTGAVLLGSKSTANVGRGWGMPEAQIQVARLGQPMEYGRFTVTLYPGLHAPTGFTGGEITQPLKPPVRASEYKEGQSYAMLVQHGDRALLITGSAGFVPRALQGVKADVVLLGIGTMGQRSDAHRQDYWREVVQTTGAKRVIPIHWDDIWLPADQPMQTLPLPIDRFDVSMQFLMARGAAEQVEIRMPLPWQAMDVFSGL, encoded by the coding sequence ATGAGGCGATACATCAAGTGGGCCGCGATAACAGTCCTATTGGTGGTGGCCCTGTCCATCGCCCTGCTGGCCTGGATGCTGCAGCAAAACCCGTCCCTGGTGCCCTACGCCGCCCTGGGGTGGAAAGGTGGCAAGCCCTCCACCGCTGCGCCGCTTCGGGTCAGTTTTCTGGGCGTGGCAACCCTGTTGCTGGACGATGGCGAGACCGCCATCCTGACCGATGGTTTCTTCTCGCGCCCAGACCGCCTGCAGAGTTTTCTGGGCAAGGTAGAACCTGATCTGCAGAACATCACCCGCGGGCTGGCGCGCGCCGGCATACGGCTCAAGGACCAGCCACCGGCACCGGGGCGCAGCGGCAAAGTTGCGGCGGTGATCCCCCTGCATTCGCACTACGACCACGCCATGGATGCACCCGAGGTGGCGCTGCGCACCGGCGCCGTGTTGCTGGGCTCGAAATCCACGGCCAACGTGGGCCGCGGCTGGGGCATGCCCGAGGCGCAGATACAGGTGGCCCGCTTGGGCCAGCCCATGGAATACGGCCGCTTCACCGTCACGCTCTACCCGGGACTGCACGCACCCACGGGTTTTACCGGCGGTGAAATCACACAACCATTGAAGCCCCCGGTACGCGCTTCCGAATACAAGGAGGGCCAGAGTTATGCCATGCTGGTGCAACACGGAGACCGCGCGTTATTGATTACCGGGAGTGCCGGTTTTGTGCCCCGTGCGCTTCAGGGTGTCAAGGCCGATGTCGTGTTGTTGGGCATAGGCACCATGGGACAGCGCAGCGATGCGCACCGCCAAGACTATTGGCGCGAGGTGGTGCAAACCACAGGCGCCAAACGCGTGATCCCCATCCACTGGGACGATATCTGGTTGCCTGCCGACCAGCCCATGCAAACCCTGCCATTGCCGATCGACAGGTTCGATGTGAGCATGCAGTTCCTGATGGCGCGTGGCGCGGCAGAACAGGTGGAGATTCGCATGCCCTTGCCCTGGCAGGCCATGGATGTATTCAGCGGCTTATGA
- a CDS encoding antibiotic biosynthesis monooxygenase, which translates to MALLGQAALAMWWDMAPDVNAEFQDWHSHEHFRERLALPGFTRATRWSSVDGGEGVFQMYELDTHATLSSPRYLAHLNAPSPWSTRMMPHHRNMVRSQCHVLASFGGNVARYALVLRMSPAPGADAALLAALKTVLAPLVNQPGCVGAHLLRHEAPAIAPTTEQKIRGGDRFADWVLVVVGYDLGVLQGLAAAPLGPEALRQQGALPDVCSGLYTLSFSATAAEMG; encoded by the coding sequence GTGGCACTACTAGGACAAGCGGCACTCGCCATGTGGTGGGACATGGCCCCGGATGTGAACGCCGAATTCCAGGACTGGCATTCCCACGAACACTTCCGCGAGCGGCTGGCCCTACCCGGCTTCACCCGCGCCACACGCTGGAGCAGTGTCGACGGTGGCGAGGGGGTGTTCCAGATGTACGAGCTGGATACCCACGCCACGCTGTCATCACCCCGCTACCTGGCGCACCTGAACGCGCCCTCCCCCTGGTCCACGCGGATGATGCCCCACCACCGCAACATGGTGCGCAGCCAGTGCCATGTACTGGCTTCCTTTGGCGGCAACGTGGCGCGCTATGCACTGGTCCTGCGCATGTCGCCAGCGCCCGGCGCGGACGCCGCCTTGCTGGCGGCGCTGAAAACCGTGCTGGCCCCACTGGTCAACCAGCCCGGTTGTGTGGGCGCCCACCTGCTGCGCCACGAAGCGCCAGCCATCGCCCCAACCACAGAACAGAAAATCCGGGGTGGCGACCGGTTTGCCGACTGGGTGCTGGTGGTGGTGGGTTATGACCTGGGCGTATTGCAGGGGCTTGCGGCCGCACCGTTGGGGCCTGAAGCCTTGCGCCAGCAAGGCGCGCTGCCGGACGTATGCAGCGGTCTGTACACCTTGTCCTTCTCGGCCACTGCAGCGGAGATGGGGTAA
- a CDS encoding MFS transporter, producing MTSTHTTRPYAALASLSLSMLLSSLGTSIANVGLPTLAQAFHAPFEQVQWVVLAYLLAITTLIVSVGRLGDLVGRRRLLLAGIAGFTAASLLCSIAPTLWLLVAARAMQGLGAAAMMALTLAFVGETVAQEKTGSAMGLLSTMSAVGTALGPSLGGGLVAAFGWQALFAVHVPLGLLAFVLAHRYLPADRTRATTGTAGLDPVGTLLLALTLAAYALAMTLRPVNGPSGFAPLNMVLLLAAAMGVGLFVRVESTVASPLVRLAMFHDPHLRASLAMGMLVSTVVMASLVVGPFYLSRALGLNAAVVGLVLSIGPFAAALTGVPAGRLVDRFGAPRVAVGGLVAMAVGALVLSTAPLALGIPGYAAPIVVLTIGYALFQTANNTATLDGIAADQRGVVSGMLNLSRNLGLITGASAMGAVFAWASTANNITTAHPEAVATGMRVTFAVAAALIGLALALAAPMLRRREAMGHT from the coding sequence ATGACCTCTACACACACCACAAGGCCCTATGCGGCGCTCGCCAGTCTGTCCCTGTCCATGCTGCTGTCCTCACTGGGCACCAGCATTGCCAATGTGGGCCTGCCAACGTTGGCGCAGGCCTTCCACGCGCCTTTTGAACAGGTGCAATGGGTTGTGCTGGCCTATCTGCTGGCCATTACCACGCTGATCGTCAGTGTTGGCCGCCTGGGTGACTTGGTGGGCCGCCGTCGGCTGCTGCTGGCCGGGATTGCCGGTTTCACGGCGGCATCCCTGTTGTGCAGCATCGCGCCCACGCTGTGGCTGCTGGTAGCGGCACGGGCAATGCAGGGCCTGGGCGCCGCCGCCATGATGGCCCTAACCCTGGCTTTTGTGGGGGAGACGGTGGCCCAGGAGAAAACCGGCAGCGCCATGGGTTTGCTGAGCACCATGTCCGCCGTGGGCACCGCGTTGGGGCCCTCCTTGGGCGGTGGCTTGGTAGCTGCCTTTGGTTGGCAGGCGCTCTTCGCCGTCCATGTGCCGCTGGGTCTGTTGGCCTTTGTACTGGCCCACCGCTACCTGCCCGCCGATCGCACACGGGCCACCACCGGCACAGCAGGTCTGGACCCGGTGGGCACGCTGCTGCTGGCCCTGACACTCGCCGCCTACGCATTGGCCATGACCCTTCGCCCCGTGAATGGGCCGAGCGGTTTTGCGCCACTCAATATGGTCTTGTTGCTGGCTGCCGCCATGGGTGTGGGTCTGTTCGTACGGGTCGAGTCGACCGTGGCCTCCCCCTTGGTCCGCCTGGCCATGTTTCACGATCCGCACCTCCGCGCGAGTCTGGCCATGGGCATGCTGGTGTCGACCGTGGTGATGGCCTCGCTGGTGGTCGGGCCGTTTTACCTATCCCGCGCTCTGGGGCTGAATGCGGCCGTAGTGGGCCTGGTTTTATCGATAGGCCCTTTTGCGGCAGCGCTGACCGGTGTGCCCGCTGGCCGCCTGGTGGACCGGTTTGGCGCACCCCGCGTGGCCGTTGGCGGGCTTGTCGCCATGGCAGTTGGTGCCCTGGTTCTCAGCACGGCACCGCTGGCGCTGGGCATACCGGGCTACGCAGCCCCCATCGTGGTGCTCACCATCGGCTATGCCCTGTTCCAGACGGCCAACAACACCGCCACCCTGGACGGTATCGCGGCAGACCAACGGGGTGTGGTCTCCGGCATGCTGAACCTGTCACGCAACCTGGGGTTGATCACCGGTGCATCGGCCATGGGTGCGGTGTTTGCGTGGGCCTCGACCGCGAACAACATCACCACGGCGCACCCTGAAGCTGTGGCCACCGGCATGCGGGTCACATTTGCGGTTGCCGCAGCGCTGATTGGTCTTGCGCTGGCCCTTGCCGCACCCATGCTGCGGCGTCGGGAGGCCATGGGCCACACCTGA